In a genomic window of Pedobacter sp. KBS0701:
- a CDS encoding nucleotide pyrophosphohydrolase yields MTINEAQETVDRWIKTTGIRYFNELTNTAILMEEVGEVARIMARKYGEQSFKKSDEEVNLADEMADVMFVLICLANQTGINLTEALEKNLEKKSIRDADRHKNNEKLNP; encoded by the coding sequence ATGACCATTAACGAAGCACAGGAAACGGTAGACCGTTGGATTAAAACTACAGGAATCCGTTATTTTAATGAATTAACCAACACGGCCATTTTAATGGAAGAAGTTGGGGAGGTTGCACGGATTATGGCCCGTAAATATGGCGAGCAGTCTTTCAAAAAAAGCGACGAAGAGGTAAACCTTGCCGATGAAATGGCCGATGTAATGTTTGTGCTGATCTGCTTGGCCAATCAAACCGGTATCAATCTGACAGAAGCCTTGGAAAAGAACCTGGAGAAAAAGAGTATCCGTGATGCAGACAGGCATAAGAATAACGAGAAGCTTAACCCCTAA
- a CDS encoding glycosyltransferase family 39 protein: MKDKNPNRLTEYGFLVFFLGLKLILSFVLVNSVYELQRDEFLHLDQANHLAAGFTSVPPLTSLFSWLIKAFGNGIFMVRIIPALLGAITILYCWKIVDFLKGNLLAKCLVAVACICSSLLRLNTLYQPNSFDVLAWTAIFYYLLRYFDQKEAKYLYAFAIFVALGFLNKYNVLFLIIGLLPAIILTPNRKIFTDKHLYLSILLVVLIISPNVIWQIDNHFPVLKHMKLLRATQLVHVNRIDFFIGQVLFFISSIFILLAGIGSLIFYKDFRKYSWIILTYIITLIVFSYFKAKDYYALGLYPVLLAFGAVYLSRVLAKKYILSGLLFAFNIGTFIYLLPLLMPVYSPAQIIAHHKRFERVGALRWEDGKNHELPQDYADMQGWKELAALVDIAYDKVKDKSTVLIRADDYGQAGAINYYSKYKNINAVSYNADYLYWFKMDKPIKDLILIEWSGDEDPQRKREQPLFDKITKIGELKNPYAREKGAAVFLLEGAKKEVTGIIKSEIEEEKNDH; the protein is encoded by the coding sequence TTTAACTGAATATGGTTTTTTGGTATTTTTTTTAGGGCTAAAACTAATTTTATCTTTTGTATTGGTTAATTCGGTTTATGAATTACAACGCGACGAGTTTCTCCATTTAGACCAGGCCAATCACCTGGCTGCAGGTTTTACTTCAGTTCCACCTTTAACCTCGCTATTTTCGTGGCTGATTAAAGCTTTTGGAAATGGTATTTTTATGGTAAGGATTATACCTGCATTATTGGGAGCCATAACCATACTGTATTGCTGGAAAATCGTCGATTTTTTGAAAGGGAACTTATTGGCCAAATGTTTGGTTGCCGTAGCCTGTATATGTTCTTCTTTGCTGAGGCTAAATACCCTTTATCAGCCCAACTCCTTCGATGTTTTAGCCTGGACAGCCATATTTTATTATTTACTGAGATATTTTGATCAAAAAGAGGCTAAATATCTATATGCTTTTGCCATTTTTGTGGCTTTAGGCTTTTTAAACAAATACAATGTTCTGTTTCTGATCATTGGTTTGTTGCCAGCCATAATTCTTACCCCAAATAGAAAAATATTCACCGATAAACACCTTTATCTATCTATATTACTGGTCGTTTTAATCATTTCGCCTAATGTAATCTGGCAAATTGACAATCATTTCCCAGTGCTTAAACACATGAAACTTTTGCGGGCAACACAATTGGTGCATGTAAACCGGATCGATTTTTTCATCGGGCAGGTTCTCTTTTTTATCAGTTCAATTTTTATCCTTTTAGCGGGGATCGGCAGTTTGATTTTTTATAAAGATTTCAGGAAATACAGCTGGATTATTTTGACCTACATTATTACCCTAATCGTATTTAGCTATTTTAAAGCAAAAGATTATTATGCCTTAGGTTTATATCCGGTTTTACTGGCTTTTGGTGCGGTTTATTTAAGTCGGGTTTTAGCGAAGAAATATATACTATCGGGCTTGCTGTTCGCTTTTAATATAGGCACATTTATTTACCTTTTGCCACTTTTGATGCCGGTTTATAGTCCTGCACAAATTATTGCCCACCATAAAAGGTTCGAGCGGGTAGGCGCATTACGCTGGGAAGATGGCAAGAACCATGAGTTGCCTCAGGATTATGCGGATATGCAAGGCTGGAAAGAACTGGCAGCACTTGTTGATATTGCTTACGATAAGGTTAAAGATAAATCTACCGTATTGATACGTGCCGATGATTACGGACAGGCGGGCGCAATTAACTATTATTCGAAATATAAAAACATCAATGCAGTATCGTACAATGCCGATTACCTGTATTGGTTTAAAATGGATAAACCAATAAAAGATTTAATTTTAATTGAATGGTCTGGTGATGAAGATCCTCAAAGGAAGAGAGAGCAACCATTATTTGATAAAATTACTAAAATTGGCGAATTGAAAAATCCTTATGCCAGAGAAAAAGGTGCGGCAGTTTTTTTACTGGAAGGCGCAAAAAAAGAAGTTACCGGTATCATAAAATCAGAAATAGAAGAAGAAAAAAATGACCATTAA